One segment of Penaeus chinensis breed Huanghai No. 1 chromosome 14, ASM1920278v2, whole genome shotgun sequence DNA contains the following:
- the LOC125032503 gene encoding RYamide receptor-like produces the protein MATEEYRWDRFLSLPEEERNRSEEVLFLCDPDDNLSVPVHKLMFACDHCLEREQVLGLWGQGVCDLPPSPVFDTSIYVLYISILVFAVLGNSMVVYVVCSSAKMRTVTNYFIANLAVGDLFMAIFCVPFSFMSTLILKYWPFGGELCVAVNYLQAVSVFVSAYTLVAISLDRYFAIIYPLRPRMTRFQAKVIIAAVWVLALATTLPVAIYSKLLEPPLNWYRYFGHQVCTEDWGDSDTNKDSRTAYSVALMLLQYSLPLAVLIFTYSRIAVVVWGKKNLGETPARMDRIARSKRKVGWPRSFVSAKPLLLQERKRRRTEKKKKKKKKKKEDVKD, from the coding sequence atGGCCACGGAGGAATACAGGTGGGATagattcctctcccttcccgagGAGGAACGGAACAGAAGCGAGGAGGTCCTGTTCCTCTGTGATCCGGACGACAACCTGAGCGTGCCCGTGCATAAGCTCATGTTCGCCTGCGACCACTGCCTGGAGAGGGAGCAGGTCCTGGGGCTCTGGGGGCAAGGCGTGTGCGACCTCCCCCCGAGTCCCGTGTTCGACACCTCCATCTACGTCCTGTACATCTCCATCCTGGTGTTCGCGGTGCTGGGAAACTCCATGGTGGTTTACGTGGTGTGCTCCTCGGCCAAGATGCGCACCGTCACCAACTACTTTATCGCGAACCTCGCTGTGGGCGACCTGTTCATGGCCATCTTCTGCGTGCCGTTCTCCTTCATGAGCACCCTCATCCTCAAGTACTGGCCCTTCGGCGGCGAGCTGTGCGTGGCCGTCAACTACCTCCAGGCCGTGTCCGTGTTCGTGTCGGCCTACACCCTCGTGGCCATCAGCCTCGACCGCTACTTCGCCATCATCTACCCCCTGCGGCCCCGCATGACCCGCTTCCAGGCCAAGGTCATCATCGCCGCCGTGTGGGTGCTCGCCCTGGCCACCACGCTCCCGGTCGCGATCTACTCCAAGCTGTTGGAGCCGCCCTTGAACTGGTACCGGTACTTCGGCCACCAGGTGTGCACGGAGGACTGGGGGGACAGCGACACCAACAAGGACTCCCGCACAGCCTACAGCGTGGCGCTCATGCTCCTGCAGTATTCCCTGCCGCTGGCGGTCCTCATCTTTACGTACTCCAGGATCGCCGTCGTGGTCTGGGGCAAAAAGAACCTCGGGGAGACGCCGGCCAGGATGGACAGGATCGCCAGGAGTAAAAGGAAGGTAGGGTGGCCGAGGTCCTTCGTCTCCGCGAAACCCCTTCTCTTGCAGGAACGGAAAAGGCgacgaacagagaaaaaaaaaaaaaaaaaaaaaaaaaaaaaggaagatgtaaAAGACTAA